Proteins encoded by one window of Lutibacter sp. A64:
- a CDS encoding DUF3108 domain-containing protein codes for MKFDTEKPEKKLAFQGGEWLKFRMSYSNFFNAGYSTIEVKNTKNLGKDAFHIIGKGKSTGLLSLLFKVKDDYQTFIYKETLKPYRFIRKIDEGGYTKDKEITFDYDTKQAIVKNNKKNTETKHPINDEIQDILSSLYFLRNQKLNNLKVGQEIELLMFFDQEIHNFKLLFLGKEVINTKFGKINSLAFRPMVQAGRVFKEQESVTVWVSDDDNKIPLRIKASLAVGSLRADLDAFKGLAHPFNIIFDN; via the coding sequence GTGAAATTTGATACTGAAAAGCCAGAAAAAAAACTCGCATTTCAAGGTGGAGAATGGCTAAAGTTTAGAATGAGTTATAGTAACTTTTTTAATGCGGGCTATTCTACAATTGAAGTTAAAAACACTAAAAACTTAGGTAAAGATGCTTTTCATATTATTGGAAAAGGTAAATCTACCGGGCTTTTAAGTTTACTGTTTAAAGTTAAAGACGATTATCAAACATTTATTTATAAAGAAACATTAAAGCCTTATCGATTTATTAGAAAAATTGACGAAGGAGGTTATACAAAAGATAAAGAAATTACGTTTGATTATGACACAAAACAGGCAATAGTAAAAAATAACAAGAAAAACACAGAAACTAAGCATCCAATAAATGATGAAATTCAAGACATCCTTTCTTCACTTTATTTTTTAAGAAATCAAAAATTAAATAATTTAAAAGTTGGTCAAGAAATAGAATTATTAATGTTTTTTGATCAAGAAATTCATAATTTTAAATTGCTTTTTTTAGGAAAAGAAGTGATAAATACTAAGTTTGGTAAAATTAACTCTTTAGCTTTTAGACCTATGGTACAAGCAGGTAGAGTTTTTAAAGAACAAGAAAGTGTTACTGTTTGGGTAAGTGATGATGATAATAAAATTCCATTGAGAATTAAAGCATCACTTGCGGTTGGATCTCTTAGGGCAGATTTAGATGCTTTTAAAGGATTAGCGCATCCTTTTAACATTATTTTTGACAATTAA
- the trmB gene encoding tRNA (guanosine(46)-N7)-methyltransferase TrmB has product MGSKNKLKRFRENETFSNVIQPTREEILEGFSKKGNWQEFFNNNNPIVLELGCGKGEYTIALARKNPEINYIGIDLKGARFWRGAKTALEENLPNVAFIRTQIELIDLLFAENEVSEIWITFPDPQIKYTRTKHRLTNAEFLKKYHKVLKPRGFVNLKTDSEFMHGYTLGLLHGQGQEIVYAHHDIYKNAHSPKEVVETQTFYENQYLEQQKPITYIQFRLNY; this is encoded by the coding sequence GTGGGAAGCAAAAACAAACTAAAAAGATTTCGTGAAAACGAAACATTTTCTAATGTAATTCAACCAACGCGAGAAGAAATACTTGAAGGCTTTTCAAAAAAAGGAAACTGGCAAGAATTTTTTAATAACAATAATCCAATAGTTTTAGAATTAGGTTGTGGTAAAGGTGAATATACAATTGCATTAGCACGTAAAAATCCTGAGATAAATTATATTGGTATAGATTTAAAAGGTGCGCGTTTTTGGCGTGGTGCTAAAACTGCTTTAGAAGAAAATTTACCCAATGTTGCCTTTATTAGAACTCAAATTGAGCTAATAGATTTGTTATTTGCTGAAAACGAAGTATCAGAAATTTGGATAACATTTCCAGATCCTCAAATAAAATATACGCGTACAAAACATAGGTTAACCAACGCCGAGTTTTTAAAAAAGTATCATAAAGTTTTAAAACCTAGAGGCTTTGTAAATTTAAAAACCGATAGTGAGTTTATGCATGGGTATACCTTAGGCTTATTACACGGTCAAGGACAAGAAATAGTCTATGCACATCACGATATATATAAAAATGCTCATTCACCTAAAGAAGTTGTTGAAACACAAACTTTTTACGAAAATCAATATTTAGAACAGCAAAAACCTATTACTTATATTCAATTTAGATTAAATTATTAA
- a CDS encoding LysE family transporter, with protein MVLQFILGFLTSFVAATPPGLLNLTSLKISLEKGRRKSYHFAFGVTFIIFIQTYISLVFINYLHNTSFVGTSFQQIAVILFAFLSMFFLYKGIKEKKTQKIKKSKVKNSFTLGIILSSVNLLAIPYYCSVGSALKSNGWMDLTQINILIFVLGSGIGTFSLLSIYNNSARLIQKKMGIISRNINFVLAGITGLIALITLIQLLN; from the coding sequence ATGGTGCTACAATTTATTTTAGGGTTTTTAACCTCTTTTGTAGCGGCTACACCTCCTGGTTTATTAAATTTAACCTCTTTAAAAATTAGTTTAGAAAAAGGAAGACGAAAAAGTTATCATTTTGCTTTTGGTGTTACTTTTATTATTTTTATTCAAACATATATTTCATTAGTTTTTATAAATTACCTTCATAATACATCTTTTGTTGGAACATCTTTTCAACAAATTGCGGTAATTCTATTTGCGTTCCTTTCTATGTTCTTTTTATACAAAGGAATAAAAGAGAAAAAAACACAAAAAATAAAAAAATCGAAAGTTAAAAACAGTTTTACGCTTGGTATAATTTTATCATCTGTAAATCTATTGGCAATTCCTTATTATTGCAGCGTTGGAAGTGCGTTAAAATCAAACGGATGGATGGATCTTACACAAATAAATATTTTAATTTTTGTGCTAGGTTCTGGAATTGGAACTTTTTCTTTGTTAAGTATTTATAACAATTCAGCTAGATTAATTCAAAAGAAAATGGGTATAATCTCTAGAAATATCAATTTTGTTTTAGCTGGAATTACAGGTCTAATTGCGCTTATAACATTAATTCAATTACTAAATTGA
- a CDS encoding NifU family protein, giving the protein MNPEELKENVENALQEIRPYLEADGGNISLVEITEDTVSVQLEGACLGCSVNQMTLKNGVEATIIKHAPQIKRVIEINGIKF; this is encoded by the coding sequence ATGAATCCAGAAGAACTAAAAGAAAACGTAGAAAATGCGTTACAAGAAATAAGGCCATATTTAGAAGCTGACGGCGGAAACATCTCTTTGGTAGAAATTACTGAAGATACAGTAAGTGTTCAATTAGAAGGGGCTTGTTTAGGTTGTTCTGTAAATCAAATGACTCTAAAAAATGGAGTTGAAGCCACCATAATTAAACATGCTCCTCAAATAAAAAGAGTGATAGAAATTAATGGTATTAAATTTTAA
- a CDS encoding DUF6341 family protein, with product MIANNIFKAIGDFFTDVLFAPYHSIRAMDNWWAQNTISWVFIIIVFMAFLYWLGEIRKYKKAGNE from the coding sequence ATGATTGCAAACAATATTTTTAAGGCGATAGGTGATTTTTTTACAGATGTTTTATTTGCGCCATACCATAGTATTAGAGCCATGGACAATTGGTGGGCTCAAAACACTATAAGTTGGGTTTTTATTATTATTGTCTTTATGGCCTTTTTATATTGGCTTGGAGAAATAAGAAAATACAAAAAAGCTGGAAACGAGTAA
- a CDS encoding peptidoglycan DD-metalloendopeptidase family protein codes for MKKLITFILFAVLISCKENKPEVVNIPKKVAPVVVEEFGFKLNDYKVINDTIKSGENFSEILDRHRIAYPKVLEIVNKIKDTFNVRKIKSGIPYTILAKNDSTEQAQVFIYQHSKVRYTVIDFKDSITTAYNGQKPVRKELKTASGIITNNLSQTMDDLGYSSYLTSKMADQIYAWTIDFSRLQKNDKFKIIYEQLYINDTVPVGIGEVKASFFEHGGKPFYAFQFVADTTLNIPDYFDDEANNLRRQFLKMPIQFGRLSSRYNLKRRIAFYGNKIRPHLGTDFAAPIGTPIMATANGVVTESRRKGGNGNYVKIRHNSTYSTQYLHMSKRKVKVGDVVKQGDVIGLIGMTGNTSGPHVCYRFWKNGKQVDPLKQELPAAEPMKDAMKPTYFNFIEPLKKELDAIEYPEMSNVVVEQEEELNS; via the coding sequence TTGAAAAAACTAATTACATTTATACTATTTGCAGTATTAATTTCTTGTAAAGAAAATAAACCAGAAGTAGTTAATATTCCTAAAAAAGTAGCACCAGTAGTTGTAGAAGAATTTGGGTTTAAATTAAACGATTATAAAGTAATAAATGACACTATTAAATCTGGTGAAAATTTTAGTGAAATTTTAGATAGACACCGTATAGCATACCCAAAAGTATTAGAAATTGTAAATAAAATTAAAGATACTTTTAATGTTAGAAAAATAAAAAGTGGAATTCCTTATACCATTTTAGCAAAAAACGATTCTACCGAGCAAGCACAAGTTTTTATTTATCAGCATTCAAAAGTTAGATATACAGTAATAGATTTTAAAGATTCTATTACAACCGCATATAATGGTCAAAAACCAGTAAGAAAAGAATTAAAGACTGCTTCGGGTATTATTACCAATAACCTTTCACAAACTATGGATGATTTAGGTTATAGTTCTTATTTAACATCAAAAATGGCAGATCAAATCTATGCTTGGACCATAGATTTTTCGAGACTTCAAAAAAACGATAAATTTAAAATTATATACGAACAATTATATATAAATGATACTGTTCCTGTTGGAATAGGAGAGGTTAAAGCTTCCTTTTTTGAACATGGTGGTAAACCATTTTATGCATTTCAATTTGTTGCCGATACAACTTTAAATATTCCAGATTATTTTGATGATGAAGCCAATAATTTACGTCGTCAATTTTTAAAAATGCCGATTCAATTTGGAAGACTTTCATCTCGGTATAATTTAAAACGAAGAATTGCTTTTTACGGAAATAAAATTAGACCACACTTGGGTACTGATTTTGCCGCTCCAATTGGAACGCCAATTATGGCTACGGCAAATGGTGTTGTAACAGAATCTCGTAGAAAAGGAGGAAATGGTAATTATGTAAAAATTCGTCATAATAGTACTTATAGCACGCAATATTTACATATGAGTAAACGAAAAGTTAAAGTTGGTGATGTTGTAAAACAAGGAGATGTTATTGGATTAATTGGTATGACAGGGAATACCTCTGGGCCGCACGTTTGTTATCGTTTTTGGAAAAATGGTAAGCAGGTAGACCCATTAAAACAAGAGTTGCCAGCTGCAGAACCTATGAAAGATGCTATGAAACCTACTTATTTTAATTTTATAGAGCCTCTAAAAAAAGAATTAGATGCTATAGAATACCCAGAAATGAGTAATGTTGTAGTTGAACAAGAAGAAGAATTAAATTCATAA
- a CDS encoding Mrp/NBP35 family ATP-binding protein — MAYNKKDITKALETITAPGEGKSLVESGAVKNIVTFDKEIIVDVTISNPTLQAKKKVEVEIMKAVHQYVDQKADVKVNVTSEAPPVAPLKPEKPKVPGIKNIIAVASGKGGVGKSTITANMAISLQKMGFKVGILDADIYGPSIHLMYDVANARPLSTEIEGRSKMLPIESYGVKILSLGFFTDANQAVIWRGAMASKALNQMIFDAYWGELDFLLIDLPPGTGDIHLSIVQAVPITGAVIVSTPQNIALADAKKGVAMFKQEAINVPVLGIVENMSYFTPAELPDNKYYIFGKDGAKNLAEDIDTEFLGEVPLVQSIREAGDVGHPVALQDNTPLENAFTTITKNALSQLVKRNKNLPPTEVVRISTMSGCSTS, encoded by the coding sequence ATGGCTTATAATAAAAAAGATATCACAAAAGCACTTGAAACTATAACAGCACCCGGAGAAGGTAAAAGTTTAGTTGAAAGCGGAGCAGTTAAAAATATTGTTACTTTTGATAAAGAAATTATTGTAGATGTAACTATTAGTAACCCTACACTACAAGCAAAAAAGAAAGTTGAAGTTGAAATTATGAAAGCTGTTCACCAATATGTGGATCAAAAAGCCGACGTAAAAGTAAATGTTACTTCAGAAGCACCACCGGTAGCGCCGTTAAAACCAGAAAAACCAAAAGTTCCTGGAATTAAAAATATTATTGCAGTTGCCTCTGGAAAAGGAGGTGTAGGAAAATCTACAATTACTGCAAATATGGCGATTTCATTGCAAAAAATGGGCTTTAAAGTAGGTATTTTAGATGCCGATATTTATGGACCATCAATACATTTAATGTATGATGTAGCAAATGCAAGACCGTTATCTACCGAAATTGAAGGTCGTTCAAAAATGTTACCAATAGAAAGTTACGGCGTAAAAATACTTTCATTAGGTTTCTTTACAGATGCAAATCAAGCCGTAATTTGGCGTGGAGCAATGGCTTCAAAAGCATTAAACCAAATGATTTTTGATGCGTATTGGGGCGAATTAGATTTTCTTTTAATTGATTTACCTCCTGGAACAGGAGATATTCACTTATCAATTGTGCAAGCAGTTCCAATAACAGGTGCTGTAATTGTAAGTACACCTCAAAATATTGCTTTAGCAGATGCTAAAAAAGGAGTGGCAATGTTTAAACAAGAAGCTATTAACGTACCTGTATTAGGTATAGTTGAAAATATGAGTTACTTTACACCAGCAGAATTACCAGATAATAAATATTATATTTTTGGAAAAGATGGTGCAAAAAACTTAGCAGAAGATATTGATACCGAATTTTTAGGTGAAGTGCCATTGGTACAAAGTATTAGAGAAGCAGGTGATGTTGGTCATCCAGTTGCTCTACAAGACAATACACCTTTAGAAAATGCGTTTACCACAATAACTAAAAATGCTTTATCTCAATTGGTAAAAAGAAATAAAAATTTACCTCCTACAGAAGTAGTAAGAATATCGACCATGAGTGGTTGTAGTACAAGTTAA
- a CDS encoding MGMT family protein → MKETDNFFDKVYKVAEQIPFGRVTSYGAIAKYLGAARSARMVGWAMNASHNNQQVPAHRVVNRKGLLTGKHHFDGTNLMQQLLESEGVKVVDNQIQNFDTVFWDPFEELS, encoded by the coding sequence TTGAAAGAGACTGATAATTTTTTCGATAAAGTTTATAAAGTAGCTGAACAAATTCCGTTTGGGCGTGTTACAAGTTATGGAGCAATTGCAAAATATTTGGGAGCTGCACGTTCGGCTAGAATGGTTGGTTGGGCTATGAATGCATCTCATAATAATCAACAAGTCCCAGCCCATAGAGTTGTAAACAGAAAAGGTTTATTAACAGGAAAACACCATTTTGATGGCACCAATTTAATGCAGCAATTATTAGAAAGCGAGGGTGTTAAAGTTGTTGATAACCAAATTCAAAATTTTGATACTGTTTTTTGGGATCCATTTGAGGAATTATCCTAA